A stretch of the Kroppenstedtia eburnea genome encodes the following:
- a CDS encoding response regulator transcription factor produces the protein MKILLIEDDLPLLESLRRILEKEFEVETAATGDNGLFLAEQNIYDLIVLDIMLPEINGLDILTTLRKKEIEVPVLLLTAKDSVEDKVRGLDRGADDYLVKPFEVQELLARIRALLRRRGAFKPDGILRYGAIRLHLKKQEGYVNGFPLQLTEKEFLLLEFLVQNAKQILTKEQLYDRVWGFDSLTSLSIVELYIHYLRKKLSANGLSGVIHTIRGVGYMLEDRS, from the coding sequence ATGAAGATCCTGCTGATTGAAGATGATCTCCCGTTATTGGAATCTCTGCGGCGGATATTGGAGAAGGAATTTGAAGTGGAGACGGCGGCGACAGGAGACAATGGTTTGTTTCTCGCCGAGCAGAATATCTATGATCTGATCGTACTCGACATCATGTTGCCGGAGATCAATGGCCTGGACATCCTGACCACACTTCGGAAAAAAGAGATCGAGGTGCCGGTTTTGCTGCTGACTGCCAAGGACAGTGTGGAGGATAAAGTGAGGGGGCTGGACCGGGGGGCGGACGATTATTTGGTCAAGCCCTTTGAGGTACAGGAGTTGCTGGCAAGAATCCGTGCACTTCTGCGACGCAGGGGGGCATTCAAACCGGACGGGATTTTGCGATACGGGGCGATTCGATTACACTTGAAAAAACAAGAAGGTTATGTGAATGGTTTTCCCCTTCAACTGACGGAAAAAGAGTTTCTCCTGCTGGAATTTCTGGTGCAGAATGCGAAGCAGATCTTAACGAAAGAACAACTCTATGACCGGGTCTGGGGTTTTGATTCCTTGACCTCCCTGTCGATCGTGGAGTTGTATATCCATTACCTTCGCAAAAAGCTGTCCGCCAATGGATTGAGCGGAGTTATTCATACGATCCGTGGAGTCGGCTATATGTTGGAGGACAGGAGTTAA